The stretch of DNA CCAGTTGTCCGCTGCGATTGATCAGGCTGAGCATGAGCTGAGGGCTGACAGTGGGTTTGCCCTGAATCACGGTGATGCCGTTCAATGCGGCCATGGCGGGTAGGCCCAACTCCATGCCTTTGACCATGATGGCGACGGCAGCTTCAGGGCTTTTAACGTTCTGACCCAGCAGTCCGCTTTTCATCAGCATGTTTCCGAAGTCGAGCAGCTGCATGGCCTGAGCAGCGAGGGTCAGCGTGTTGGTTTCGCGGTAAGCAAGTGCAGTCATGCGCGTTCCTCGGGGTTGATGAATTGGAAAATCAGGCTGAGCAGGCATCCGACGGCGATCAGCATCAATAGGCCAAACAGCAGCTTCAGTTCCCCGCTCGCTGTTGGGTGCAGGTCAGGGATCAGGCGGAACGCGGCCCACCAGCACGCGATGCACAGCAGGGCGCGAATCACGCGGCACGCTCCCGGCGTTCCATGCTGCTCAGTTGCAGCTCCAACCACGCTTCCTGTTCCTCTGGGCTGCCCGGTGCGCGGTCGTACAAGTCGGCCCAAACGTCCCACAGGTTCGGTTCAGGCTCAGGCTCCCGCACTCCAAACAGACGCTCCAGAAAGGCCCGGAAGCGAGCGGCAAAAGCGTTCACAGCGCACCTGCTTTGCTGCGTTCCGGCACGTCCAACTGGTCAGCCATCTCGATCAGGTAAGAGGCAATCTCGCGGGCCTCATCAGGGGAGTAATAGCCATGAACTTCAACGCAGGTGTCTGCATCATCCATACCTTCAATGTCCAGATTCACTTCGTCGGTATCGGTATTTTTGCTGATACTGATGGCGAAATTGCCATTCGCAAACCGGACGGACTTCATGCGCCACCCACCAGCACTGCCAAAATGCTGCTCACGAATGCTGTGAGGCCCAAGCCCCAGCCCACCACGGGCTGAGTCAAGGCCACGGTGTAGGCCATCTGGAAAACGTGGCGCTGGGACTCAGAGCGGTTCATGCCGCCACGTCCTTGCCACTCATGCGGGCAGCCGTCAACGCCACCAGCGCGGCCTGCACTTCGTCTTCGGTGCTGTAGTTGCCAGCGGGCGAGTTGTAGCGCACGGTGGCGCATCCTGTCTTCTTGCTGCGGCGCTCTTTGCGGATGACCTGGCCGTAGCCCTGCGCTACACCCGTGCTGCGGGGGCGGACGGTCACGGCCCACACCTGCATAGCCGTCGACATGGTGTCGCCCCGTACCAGCATCCATTCCACGCTGTAGGCATCGCCGTCCAGTTCCAGCAGCGCGTCGGGCTTGATGGGGTTGAAGGGCACGCTATGATCGCGGGCGTAGGTGTGCGCCTGGGCCAACTGCACGTTGAAGCGTTCACGCTGGCGGCTGGGGCTTAGGGTTTCTGCTAGTCTCTGCATATCGATCTCCGATCCCCGCTGGCGTCGCGTGCCATAAGCGGGGTTTTTTATTGCTCAGCCCGTCTTTTTGACTGGCTGCTCTAAACGCGCCTCAGCGGGCACGGGTTGAGAAACAGGAAGGGGCCGCTCAGCAGCGGCCAGCAGCATGGAGATCACCCGTTGGTGAGCCGCAGGGTCATATCGGGTGGAAATCTTGCGAGCGGGCTGGGTCATGCGGCTCCTACTTTGGAGTTTGTAGTTAGCAATAAATCGTAAGGCTGACAATTGAGAGCAGTTGCGAATTCCGCCAAGCGCTCAACAGTCACGTTCCCCGCCTTACCACTCTCTACATCGCTGATGTAACTAGAACGTTCCGCCTTGCCAAACATCTTTTCTGCGAGTTCGCGTTGATCCAGGCCGCACCTTTCGCGGGCGGCGCGGATGTTCTGGCCTACTTGGATTCGCATAATTAGAGTTTATAGCAAACTATAATCCCTGTCAAGCACTTTAG from Deinococcus sp. QL22 encodes:
- a CDS encoding helix-turn-helix domain-containing protein; this translates as MRIQVGQNIRAARERCGLDQRELAEKMFGKAERSSYISDVESGKAGNVTVERLAEFATALNCQPYDLLLTTNSKVGAA